The sequence below is a genomic window from Candidatus Acetothermia bacterium.
CTCCTCTGGCATCCAGGTGGAAGAGGTCAAGAACGTGACCCCGGTGAGCCATAGCTAGGAGGCCGCACGGTATGGGTAGGTATGTAGGCCCCAAATGCAAGGTGTGCCGACGGGAGGGCGTGAAGCTCTTCCTTCGGGGAGATCGTTGTTATACCGGGAAGTGTCCGATCGGCCGACGACCGCAGGCGCCCGGCCAGCACGGGCGGTTCCGCCGCCGGGCCACGCCTTATGCCCTGCGCATCCGGGAGAAACAGAAGCTGAAGCGGATCTACGGGGTGCGGGAGGCCCAGTTCCGCCGGTACGTGGAGGCGGCCAAGAAGTGGAAGGGCGTGACCGGGGAGGCGCTGCTGAAGTTCCTCGAGCGGCGGCTGGACAACGTGGTGTACCGCACCGGGTTCGCCCCGTCCCGTGACCAGGCCCGCCAGCTCGTGAGCCATGGCCACTTCGCGGTGAACGGTCGGCCCACCAACATCCCCTCCTACCTTGTCCGGGAAGGGGATATCGTTGAGGTCAAGGCGGAGTCCCGGGACAAGCTGCGGGAGCTGGTCAAGGCCGCGGCCGAGCGTCGTCCCGTCCCCAGTTGGTTGACCCGGGATCTGGAGGGGCTACGGATCCAGGTGGCGGCCGAGCCGAACCTGGAAGAGCTGGACCAGTCCATCGACACCAGCTTGATCGTCGAGTTCTACTCAAGATAATGCCGACGTTCGTCTATCCGGAATCGGTGACGTGGGAGGAGCACACCGACCACTACGGGCGGTTGGTGGTGGCCCCGTTGGAGCGGGGCTATGCCACCACCCTCGGCAACAGCCTCCGCCGGGTGCTCTTGTCGTCCCTCCCCGGGGCGGCGGTGGTGCGGGTCCTGTTCCCTGGACATTTCCACGAGTACGACACCATCGAGGGCGTACGGGAGGACATCCTCGCCATCACGTTGAACCTAAAGGGGCTGGCTATCCGTACTCGGGACGAGGCCCTGCATCGCCTCTACCTCAACGTGGAGGGGCCGCGGGAGGTCCACGCGCGGGACATCGAGACCCCGGCCGGGGTGGAGATCGTCAACCCGGATCACTACATCGCCACCCTGGACAAGGGGGGGAGGCTCGAACTGGAGATGGAGGTAGAGACGGGGCGGGGATTTCGGCCGGCCGAGGACAACAAGCGGGAGGATGCGCCGCTGGCCCTCATCCCGGTGGACGCCGATTTCTCCCCGACCGAGCGGGTCAACTTCACCGTGGAGGAGACCCGGGTCGGCGGGCGGTCCGGCTACGAACGGCTGGTGCTTGAGGTGTGGACCAACGGGACGATCTCCCCGCAGGGCGCGGTCGAGCGGGCGGTGGACATCCTGAGCAAACACCTTTCGCTCCTGGTGGGTGTGAAGGCGGCCGCGGAGGAAACGGCGGCCAAGGCAGTTCCCGAGGAACTCCTCCGCCCACTCGTCGAACTCGGGTTTGAAGTGCGGGCCTGCAACCTCTTGCGCGAAGAAGGGGTGATCACCCTGGGCGACCTCCTTGCCCGCACCCGGGAGGAGCTCTACGACATCCACGGGTTCGGGGAGAAGACCCTGGCCCGGGTGGAAAAGCGGTTGAGTGAGCTTGGCCACGCGCTTCGCTCGGAGAAGGAGGTTTAGGTGAGGCATCGGCGCAAGGTAGCCAAGCTCAGTATGCGGAGCGACCGCCGTCGTTCGGTATTGAGCGGGCAGGCCAAGGATCTCATCCTCTACGGCAAGGTGGACACCACCCCCGCCCGGGCGCGGGCCACCCAAGCATTGGTGGAGCGGCTGGTGACGTGGGCGCGGCGCGGCGATCAGGCCGCGCAACGGATGGCGTTCTCCGTGCTCCGGGACAAAGAGGCCACCCACAAGCTGTTCGCCGAGATCGGTCCCCAGTACCGGGAGCGGGATGGGGGGTACACGCGGCTGCTCAAGCTGGGACCTCGCCACGGAGATGGGGCGGAGATGGCCCGCCTGACCTGGGTCTGAACATGGTCCGCCGGGTGGTCGCCCCCAAGGGCCTCCACACCGCGGGCCCGTATTCCCCGGCCGTTCAGGCCGGGCCGTTGTTGTTCATCTCCGGGCAGCTCCCCCTCGACCCGGCCTCGGGCCAGCTCCTGCCCGGCCCGATCGAGGCCCAGACCAAAAGGTGCCTGGAGAACCTCAACGAGATCCTCTCCGCGGCCGGCGGGTCCCTCCAGGACCTCGTCAAGGTCACGATCTACCTCGCGGACATGCGGGACCTCGAGGCCGTGAACCGGGCCTACGCCGAGCACTTCGACCTCGCCCCCCCGGCCCGGGCCTGCATCGGGGTGGCCAGCCTCCCCAAGGGTGCCCGGATCGAGATCGAGGCGATCGCCTACCTCCCCCAGGCCTAGAGCTCCCCCCGTTCGTGCCGGCGGCGCAGGGCCCCGAGCATGTCCTCCACCATCGCCGCCAGGTCATACTTGGGCTCCCAGCCCCAATCTTCCCGGGCTGCGGAGTCGTCGATGCTTCGCGGCCAGGAGTCGGCAATGGCCTGGCGGAAGTCCGGG
It includes:
- the rpsD gene encoding 30S ribosomal protein S4; the protein is MGRYVGPKCKVCRREGVKLFLRGDRCYTGKCPIGRRPQAPGQHGRFRRRATPYALRIREKQKLKRIYGVREAQFRRYVEAAKKWKGVTGEALLKFLERRLDNVVYRTGFAPSRDQARQLVSHGHFAVNGRPTNIPSYLVREGDIVEVKAESRDKLRELVKAAAERRPVPSWLTRDLEGLRIQVAAEPNLEELDQSIDTSLIVEFYSR
- a CDS encoding DNA-directed RNA polymerase subunit alpha — translated: MPTFVYPESVTWEEHTDHYGRLVVAPLERGYATTLGNSLRRVLLSSLPGAAVVRVLFPGHFHEYDTIEGVREDILAITLNLKGLAIRTRDEALHRLYLNVEGPREVHARDIETPAGVEIVNPDHYIATLDKGGRLELEMEVETGRGFRPAEDNKREDAPLALIPVDADFSPTERVNFTVEETRVGGRSGYERLVLEVWTNGTISPQGAVERAVDILSKHLSLLVGVKAAAEETAAKAVPEELLRPLVELGFEVRACNLLREEGVITLGDLLARTREELYDIHGFGEKTLARVEKRLSELGHALRSEKEV
- the rplQ gene encoding 50S ribosomal protein L17; translation: MRHRRKVAKLSMRSDRRRSVLSGQAKDLILYGKVDTTPARARATQALVERLVTWARRGDQAAQRMAFSVLRDKEATHKLFAEIGPQYRERDGGYTRLLKLGPRHGDGAEMARLTWV
- a CDS encoding Rid family detoxifying hydrolase, with translation MVRRVVAPKGLHTAGPYSPAVQAGPLLFISGQLPLDPASGQLLPGPIEAQTKRCLENLNEILSAAGGSLQDLVKVTIYLADMRDLEAVNRAYAEHFDLAPPARACIGVASLPKGARIEIEAIAYLPQA